In one window of Rathayibacter caricis DSM 15933 DNA:
- a CDS encoding bifunctional aldolase/short-chain dehydrogenase, which yields MASSSTAAELIARSNRLGADPKNTNYAGGNTSAKGVETDPVTGEPVELLWVKGSGGDLGTLTESGLAVLRLDRLRALVNVYPGLDREDEMVAAFDYTLHGKGGAAPSIDTAMHGLVDAAHVDHLHPDSGIAFATAADGEQLTAEAFGGTVAWVPWRRPGFQLGLDIAAIKDANPGVIGAILGGHGITAWGDTSEEAEANSLRIIETAAAYIAEHGAPEPFGPALDGFAALPEEERRAKAAALAPHLRAIASHDSPRVGHFTNSPEVLDFLASTEHPRLAALGTSCPDHFLRTKVKPLLVDLPSTASVEEILERLPALHEAYRADYQAYYDAHATPESPAIRGADPLIVLVPGVGMFSYGANKQTARVAGEFYVNAINVMRGAEAISTYAPIDEAEKFRIEYWALEEAKLQRMPKPKPLASRIALVTGAASGIGKAIATRLAAEGACVVIADLDLAKAQAAAAELGSTDVAIGLAANVSDEAAVQAAIDATVLAFGGLDLVVNNAGLSLSKSLFDTTVADWDLQHNVMAKGSFLVSKAAARVLVDQKLGGDIIYISSKNSVFAGPNNIAYSATKADQAHQVRLLAAELGEHGIKVNGINPDGVVRGSGIFASGWGANRAKTYGIEEEDLGAFYAQRTILKREVVPENVANAVFALCTSDFSHTTGLHVPVDAGVAAAFLR from the coding sequence ATGGCCTCGTCCTCGACCGCCGCGGAGCTCATCGCCCGCTCCAACCGCCTCGGCGCCGATCCGAAGAACACGAACTACGCGGGAGGCAACACCTCCGCGAAGGGTGTCGAGACCGATCCCGTCACCGGAGAGCCCGTCGAGCTGCTCTGGGTCAAGGGCTCCGGAGGAGACCTCGGCACCTTGACCGAGTCCGGCCTCGCCGTCCTCCGCCTCGACCGCCTCCGTGCGCTCGTGAACGTCTACCCCGGCCTCGACCGCGAGGACGAGATGGTCGCCGCCTTCGACTACACACTCCACGGCAAGGGCGGCGCCGCCCCCTCGATCGACACCGCGATGCACGGCCTCGTCGACGCCGCGCACGTCGACCACCTGCACCCCGACTCCGGCATCGCCTTCGCGACCGCCGCCGACGGCGAGCAGCTCACCGCCGAGGCCTTCGGCGGCACCGTCGCCTGGGTCCCGTGGCGCCGCCCCGGCTTCCAGCTCGGCCTCGACATCGCCGCCATCAAGGACGCGAACCCCGGAGTGATCGGCGCGATCCTCGGCGGCCACGGCATCACCGCCTGGGGTGACACGAGCGAGGAGGCGGAGGCGAACTCGCTCCGTATCATCGAGACCGCGGCCGCCTACATCGCCGAGCACGGCGCTCCGGAGCCGTTCGGCCCCGCCCTCGACGGCTTCGCCGCGCTGCCCGAGGAGGAGCGCCGCGCGAAGGCCGCCGCCCTCGCCCCGCACCTGCGCGCGATCGCCTCGCACGACAGCCCCCGGGTCGGCCACTTCACCAACTCCCCCGAGGTGCTCGACTTCCTCGCGAGCACCGAGCACCCGCGCCTGGCCGCGCTCGGCACCTCCTGCCCCGACCACTTCCTCCGCACGAAGGTGAAGCCGCTGCTCGTCGACCTGCCGTCGACCGCCTCCGTCGAGGAGATCCTCGAGCGCCTCCCCGCGCTGCACGAGGCGTACCGCGCCGACTACCAGGCGTACTACGACGCGCACGCGACGCCCGAGAGCCCCGCGATCCGCGGCGCCGACCCGCTGATCGTCCTCGTGCCGGGCGTGGGCATGTTCTCGTACGGAGCGAACAAGCAGACCGCCCGCGTGGCCGGCGAGTTCTACGTCAACGCCATCAACGTGATGCGCGGCGCCGAGGCCATCTCGACCTACGCGCCCATCGACGAGGCCGAGAAGTTCCGCATCGAGTACTGGGCGCTCGAGGAGGCGAAGCTGCAGCGGATGCCGAAGCCCAAGCCGCTCGCCTCCCGCATCGCGCTCGTGACCGGCGCCGCCTCCGGCATCGGCAAGGCCATCGCCACGCGCCTGGCCGCCGAGGGTGCCTGCGTCGTCATCGCCGACCTCGACCTCGCCAAGGCGCAGGCCGCCGCGGCCGAGCTCGGATCGACGGACGTCGCGATCGGACTCGCCGCGAACGTCTCGGACGAGGCCGCCGTGCAGGCCGCGATCGACGCCACCGTCCTCGCCTTCGGCGGGCTCGACCTCGTCGTCAACAACGCCGGCCTCTCGCTCTCGAAGTCGCTCTTCGACACCACCGTCGCCGACTGGGACCTCCAGCACAACGTGATGGCGAAGGGCTCGTTCCTCGTCTCGAAGGCCGCGGCCCGCGTGCTCGTCGACCAGAAGCTCGGCGGCGACATCATCTACATCTCGTCGAAGAACTCGGTCTTCGCCGGACCGAACAACATCGCGTACTCGGCCACCAAGGCCGACCAGGCCCACCAGGTGCGCCTGCTGGCCGCCGAGCTCGGCGAGCACGGCATCAAGGTGAACGGCATCAACCCCGACGGCGTCGTGCGCGGCTCCGGCATCTTCGCCTCGGGCTGGGGCGCGAACCGCGCCAAGACCTACGGCATCGAGGAGGAGGACCTGGGCGCGTTCTACGCCCAGCGCACGATCCTCAAGCGCGAGGTCGTCCCCGAGAACGTGGCCAACGCCGTGTTCGCGCTCTGCACGTCCGACTTCTCGCACACGACGGGGCTGCACGTTCCTGTTGATGCGGGCGTCGCGGCGGCGTTCCTGCGATGA
- a CDS encoding rhamnulokinase: protein MKAVAAVDLGATSGRVILGYVGHDELRMRHVARFPNQPVRTYEGDSSALHWNILELYRSLTAGLTNALREEPEVVSIGVDSWAVDYALLRQGRMLGAPYHYRDERTARGVADVHSRIGAEELYQRNGLQHLPFNTLFQFAAERDVLALAGQALLVPDLIGYWLTGVAATEITNASTTGLLSPHTRAWDDDLLTRLDLPRGILAPLIEPGSRLGSLLPSVAADLGAPESLGVVAVGSHDTASAVVAVPSTDDHVAYISSGTWSLVGVELEKPVVSLEGRAANFTNEGGVDGRIRYLKNVSGLWLLSESIRTWEKQSGESIELPLLLAEAAAIRGRITTFDAADERFVAPGNIPGRIVEWCVENGLEQPRTRAEFVRSILESLAEAYAVTLEQASALSGVRIDAVHVVGGGSQNELLCQLTADRTGRTVLAGPVEATAIGNILVQARAQGLVTGSLESLRAIVRTAFPPVRYTPRAR, encoded by the coding sequence ATGAAGGCCGTCGCCGCCGTCGACCTCGGGGCGACCAGCGGACGCGTGATCCTCGGCTACGTCGGTCACGACGAGCTGCGGATGCGCCACGTCGCGCGGTTCCCGAACCAGCCGGTGCGCACATACGAAGGCGACTCCTCCGCGCTGCACTGGAACATCCTGGAGCTGTACCGCTCGCTCACCGCGGGGCTGACGAACGCCCTGCGCGAGGAGCCGGAGGTCGTCTCGATCGGCGTCGACTCGTGGGCCGTCGACTACGCGCTGCTGCGCCAGGGCCGGATGCTCGGCGCTCCCTACCACTACCGCGACGAGCGGACGGCGCGCGGCGTGGCCGACGTGCACTCCCGCATCGGCGCGGAGGAGCTCTACCAGCGGAACGGCCTGCAGCACCTGCCGTTCAACACGCTGTTCCAGTTCGCGGCCGAGCGCGACGTGCTCGCGCTCGCCGGTCAGGCGCTGCTCGTGCCGGATCTCATCGGCTACTGGCTGACCGGAGTCGCGGCGACCGAGATCACGAACGCCTCGACCACGGGCCTGCTGAGCCCGCACACCCGCGCGTGGGACGACGACCTCCTCACGCGCCTCGACCTTCCGCGCGGGATCCTCGCGCCGCTGATCGAGCCGGGCTCCCGGCTCGGCTCGCTCCTGCCCTCCGTCGCCGCCGATCTCGGCGCCCCGGAGAGCCTGGGCGTCGTCGCCGTCGGCTCCCACGACACGGCCTCGGCCGTCGTCGCGGTGCCCTCGACCGACGATCACGTGGCGTACATCTCGAGCGGAACCTGGTCGCTCGTCGGCGTCGAACTCGAGAAGCCGGTGGTCTCGCTGGAGGGTCGGGCCGCCAACTTCACCAACGAGGGCGGCGTCGACGGGCGCATCCGCTACCTGAAGAACGTCTCGGGTCTGTGGCTGCTGTCCGAATCCATCCGCACCTGGGAGAAGCAGTCGGGCGAGAGCATCGAGCTGCCGCTCCTGCTCGCCGAGGCCGCCGCGATCCGCGGGCGCATCACCACGTTCGACGCGGCCGACGAGCGCTTCGTCGCGCCGGGCAACATCCCCGGCCGCATCGTGGAGTGGTGCGTCGAGAACGGCCTGGAGCAGCCGCGCACCCGCGCGGAGTTCGTGCGCTCGATCCTCGAGTCGCTCGCCGAGGCCTACGCCGTGACGCTCGAGCAGGCCTCGGCCCTCTCGGGCGTGCGGATCGACGCGGTGCACGTGGTCGGCGGAGGCTCGCAGAACGAGCTGCTCTGCCAGCTGACCGCCGACCGCACGGGCCGCACCGTGCTCGCCGGCCCCGTCGAGGCCACGGCGATCGGCAACATCCTGGTGCAGGCACGGGCGCAGGGTCTCGTCACCGGCTCGCTGGAGTCGCTCCGCGCGATCGTGCGGACGGCGTTCCCGCCGGTGCGGTACACGCCCCGCGCGCGCTGA
- a CDS encoding PP2C family protein-serine/threonine phosphatase, with product MLDATTLRVAFGVTTLTLFLLFAFVTFRTTRSAFSFWWCAGLALFMAGSLAYLRDFTPDQVWANPLGNGLIVAGAGCVWMGSRSLRTRPTPWWLVVGPAVLVTAVSSADSPAVNDWSGGPLYLALMASLIGLSTREIALLDAGHSRTRWPLLLSSGALAVYYAVRFVAFLAAGPRSDLFTTWFGTPSTTLITLILLVVVSFSMASLSGEQVAKVLSARAARSRQELADGGGVQRRLQPKSVPDLPGYEVAGACVPSGAVSGDFFDWQRTEDGLVVTLADVMGKGVGAAMIAATVRASLRVALPSHDPGRTLAAVDRAVEADLEANEAFVTLLHLRLDAATGAITSVDAGHGLGIVCRADGSRERIPSHNLPLGALGTQEWRTSSVRLAPGDLLLVCSDGVLDLFDGTLDSLTRVADTATAGEPSASAAVARVTRLAADGTPPDDVTVVAIRRTAA from the coding sequence TTGCTCGACGCCACGACCCTCCGAGTCGCTTTCGGGGTCACCACGCTCACGCTCTTCCTCCTGTTCGCCTTCGTCACGTTCCGCACGACCCGCTCGGCCTTCAGCTTCTGGTGGTGCGCCGGGCTCGCCCTCTTCATGGCCGGCTCGCTCGCCTACCTCCGCGACTTCACTCCGGATCAGGTGTGGGCGAATCCGCTGGGCAACGGACTGATCGTGGCCGGCGCCGGCTGCGTGTGGATGGGCAGCCGCTCGCTGCGCACGAGGCCCACTCCGTGGTGGCTCGTCGTCGGCCCCGCCGTGCTGGTCACGGCCGTGTCGAGCGCCGACTCGCCGGCTGTGAACGACTGGTCCGGAGGCCCGCTGTACCTCGCTTTGATGGCGTCGCTCATCGGACTGTCGACCCGCGAGATCGCACTGCTGGACGCGGGGCACTCGCGCACCCGCTGGCCGCTGCTGCTCTCCTCGGGGGCCCTCGCGGTCTACTACGCGGTGCGGTTCGTCGCGTTCCTCGCGGCCGGACCGCGGAGCGACCTCTTCACCACCTGGTTCGGCACGCCGTCGACCACTCTGATCACGCTGATCCTCCTCGTGGTGGTGTCGTTCAGCATGGCGTCGCTCAGCGGCGAGCAGGTCGCCAAGGTGCTCTCGGCCCGGGCCGCGCGCTCGCGGCAGGAGCTCGCCGACGGAGGAGGGGTGCAGCGGCGTCTGCAGCCCAAGTCCGTCCCGGACCTCCCCGGCTACGAGGTCGCCGGTGCGTGCGTGCCCAGCGGAGCGGTCAGCGGCGACTTCTTCGACTGGCAGCGCACCGAGGACGGCCTCGTGGTGACGCTGGCCGACGTGATGGGCAAGGGCGTCGGAGCCGCGATGATCGCCGCCACCGTGCGCGCGTCTCTCCGCGTCGCGCTCCCCTCGCACGACCCCGGCCGCACGCTGGCCGCGGTCGACCGGGCCGTCGAGGCGGACCTCGAGGCGAACGAGGCCTTCGTGACCCTGCTGCACCTGCGGCTCGACGCGGCCACCGGAGCGATCACCTCCGTCGACGCCGGTCACGGCCTGGGCATCGTCTGCCGGGCCGACGGCTCCCGCGAGCGGATCCCGTCGCACAACCTGCCGCTCGGCGCGCTCGGCACGCAGGAGTGGCGCACCAGCAGCGTCCGCCTCGCTCCCGGCGACCTCCTGCTCGTCTGCAGCGACGGAGTGCTCGACCTCTTCGACGGGACCCTGGACTCGCTGACCCGCGTGGCGGACACCGCGACGGCCGGCGAGCCGAGCGCCTCCGCCGCCGTGGCGCGCGTCACGCGCCTGGCCGCCGACGGCACGCCTCCCGACGACGTGACCGTGGTCGCGATCCGCCGCACCGCCGCCTGA
- a CDS encoding iron-siderophore ABC transporter substrate-binding protein yields the protein MPAIRTPRRLTAVASLGLTALLLTACSGGADAGTDDASPSAAGFPVTVEHAFGETTVESADRVVATSWTNQDVALALGVTPVGFTRASYGDEDGDGLLAWTKEALDAAGAETPELFDETDGVPFEAIADLTPDVILSAYSGISQQDYDTMSQIAPTVAYPGLAWGTTWQDSAKLDGAALGLADEAEAKVAEVEDEIAATVAEHPSLEATTFTYGWYDPTDASTFTYYTPNDARVKYVEDLGLEVAPSIVELSGDSEAFSGTLSAENADQLDADVLIVYGDETTLPALQADPLLSKIPAVARGSVYVLTDGSSLAMATSSPNLLSIPWGLDEYTAGIAAAADKVS from the coding sequence GTGCCCGCCATCCGCACCCCCCGCCGCCTCACCGCCGTCGCCTCGCTCGGCCTCACCGCCCTGCTGCTCACGGCCTGCTCCGGAGGCGCCGACGCCGGCACCGACGACGCCTCGCCGTCCGCGGCCGGCTTCCCCGTCACCGTCGAGCACGCGTTCGGCGAGACCACCGTCGAGTCGGCCGACCGCGTCGTCGCCACCAGCTGGACCAACCAGGACGTCGCGCTCGCGCTCGGCGTCACGCCGGTCGGCTTCACCCGCGCCTCCTACGGCGACGAGGACGGCGACGGGCTGCTGGCGTGGACGAAGGAGGCCCTCGATGCGGCCGGCGCCGAGACTCCGGAGCTCTTCGACGAGACCGACGGCGTGCCCTTCGAGGCGATCGCCGACCTGACGCCCGACGTGATCCTCTCGGCCTACTCCGGCATCTCGCAGCAGGACTACGACACGATGTCGCAGATCGCCCCGACCGTCGCCTACCCGGGCCTGGCCTGGGGCACGACCTGGCAGGACTCCGCGAAGCTCGACGGCGCCGCCCTCGGGCTCGCCGACGAGGCCGAGGCGAAGGTCGCCGAGGTCGAGGACGAGATCGCCGCGACCGTCGCCGAGCACCCTTCGCTCGAGGCCACCACCTTCACCTACGGCTGGTACGACCCCACCGACGCGAGCACCTTCACCTACTACACGCCCAACGACGCGCGGGTGAAGTACGTCGAGGACCTCGGCCTCGAGGTCGCGCCCAGCATCGTCGAGCTCTCGGGCGACTCCGAGGCGTTCAGCGGCACCCTCAGCGCCGAGAACGCCGACCAGCTCGACGCCGACGTGCTCATCGTCTACGGCGACGAGACCACCCTCCCGGCCCTGCAGGCCGATCCGCTGCTCTCCAAGATCCCGGCCGTCGCGCGCGGCTCGGTCTACGTCCTCACCGACGGCTCGTCCCTCGCGATGGCGACCTCCTCGCCCAACCTGCTGAGCATCCCGTGGGGTCTCGACGAGTACACGGCGGGGATCGCGGCGGCCGCCGACAAGGTGTCGTGA